One genomic segment of Pseudodesulfovibrio sp. JC047 includes these proteins:
- a CDS encoding ABC transporter ATP-binding protein translates to MDQLAIRLEAINKTFFPQGESGNGGDALGIEVLKSISLDVESGEFIALQGTSGSGKSTLLHIIGLLDRPTSGTYTLLGRDAASLDDDAQSDLRNLSLGFVFQSFYLIPYASALENVILPGLYSGRPRSELIARAESLMEQVGLADRMNFKPSRLSGGQQQRVAMARALLNKPQIILADEPTGQLDSATSSEIMKLFHAVHDAGQTIVLVTHDEEVAKEAGRIIRLHDGCIVEDVSG, encoded by the coding sequence AAGACCTTTTTCCCGCAGGGTGAGAGCGGGAATGGCGGTGATGCGTTAGGTATCGAGGTTCTCAAGTCCATTTCTCTTGATGTCGAATCCGGTGAATTCATCGCGCTTCAGGGGACGTCCGGGTCTGGAAAGTCCACGTTATTGCATATTATTGGTTTGCTCGATCGTCCCACTTCCGGGACGTATACCCTGCTTGGCAGGGATGCCGCGTCGCTGGATGACGATGCTCAATCGGATTTGCGTAATCTGTCCCTGGGATTCGTCTTTCAGTCCTTTTACCTTATCCCGTATGCCTCGGCTTTGGAAAATGTCATTTTGCCGGGGTTGTATTCCGGCAGACCTCGGTCCGAATTGATCGCCCGGGCAGAAAGCCTGATGGAACAGGTCGGGCTGGCGGATCGCATGAATTTCAAGCCATCCCGGTTGTCCGGAGGGCAGCAACAGCGCGTGGCCATGGCCCGTGCCTTGCTGAACAAACCACAGATCATTCTTGCCGACGAACCCACGGGACAGCTCGATTCCGCCACATCCTCCGAGATCATGAAGCTCTTTCATGCGGTGCATGACGCCGGGCAGACCATTGTTCTGGTTACCCATGATGAGGAAGTGGCCAAAGAGGCCGGGCGAATCATCCGGTTGCACGATGGGTGTATTGTCGAGGACGTGTCCGGTTAG